In Mastomys coucha isolate ucsf_1 unplaced genomic scaffold, UCSF_Mcou_1 pScaffold5, whole genome shotgun sequence, one genomic interval encodes:
- the Gast gene encoding gastrin, producing the protein MSRLCVCMLVLVLALATLAEASWKPHSQLQDASSGPGTHGGLEQHQLGPASHHRRQLGPQGPQHFIADLSKKQRPRMEEEEEAYGWMDFGRRSAEEEDQYN; encoded by the exons ATGTCTcgactatgtgtgtgcatgctggtcTTAGTGCTGGCTCTAGCTACCCTCGCTGAAGCTTCttggaagccccactcccagctACAGGATGCATCCTCTGGACCAGGGACCCATGGGGGCCTGGAACAGCACCAGCTGGGACCAGCCTCTCACCATCGAAGGCAGCTGGGGCCCCAGGGTCCTCAACACTTCATAGCAG ACCTGTCCAAGAAGCAGAGGCCAcgaatggaggaagaagaagaggccTATGGATGGATGGACTTTGGCCGCCGCAGCGCTGAGGAAGAAGATCAATATAACTAG